In Bacillus methanolicus, the following proteins share a genomic window:
- the remB gene encoding extracellular matrix regulator RemB: MYLHVGEDILVRTKDIIAILDKESVKSSPFVQEFIGEQMDRVIDLSKGSFKSVVITCENIYYSPLASGTLKKKSRVLSIQEY, translated from the coding sequence ATGTATCTGCATGTCGGAGAAGATATTCTTGTTAGAACGAAGGATATTATTGCAATTCTTGACAAAGAAAGCGTAAAATCCTCGCCTTTTGTGCAAGAGTTTATAGGAGAGCAGATGGATCGAGTGATCGACCTTTCAAAAGGTTCTTTTAAATCAGTCGTGATCACTTGTGAGAATATTTATTATTCTCCCCTCGCCTCAGGAACGTTAAAGAAAAAATCCAGAGTGCTATCGATTCAAGAATATTAA
- the gyrB gene encoding DNA topoisomerase (ATP-hydrolyzing) subunit B: MEQNAMQEQTYDANQIQVLEGLEAVRKRPGMYIGSTSAKGLHHLVWEIVDNSIDEALAGYCTEINVTIEKDNSITVVDNGRGIPVGIQEKMGRPAVEVILTVLHAGGKFGGGGYKVSGGLHGVGASVVNALSTELEVFVHRDGKIHYQKYERGVPCEDLKVIGETDRTGTTIRFKPDGEIFTETLEFDYETLANRLRELAFLNRGIRITIEDKRVENKRNEYYYEGGIKSYVEHLNRTREVLHEEPIYMEGEKDGIAVEVALQYNDGFTSNIYSFANNIHTYEGGTHESGFKTALTRVINDYARKHGIFKENDANLSGEDVREGLTAIVSIKHPDPQFEGQTKTKLGNSEVRAVTDTIFAENFETFLLENPSVARKIVEKGLMAARARLAAKKARELTRRKNALEISSLPGKLADCSSKDPSISELYVVEGDSAGGSAKQGRDRHFQAILPLRGKILNVEKARLDKILSNNEVRAIITAIGTGIGEDFDISKARYHKIVIMTDADVDGAHIRTLLLTFFYRYMRKILEAGYVYIAQPPLYKVQQGKRIEYAYNDRQLEQILSELPSQPKPGIQRYKGLGEMNPEQLWETTMNPETRTLLQVSLEDAIEADETFEILMGDKVEPRRQFIEENAIYVKNLDI, from the coding sequence ATGGAGCAAAATGCGATGCAAGAGCAAACGTATGATGCAAATCAAATACAAGTATTGGAAGGTCTTGAGGCAGTACGAAAGCGGCCCGGGATGTACATTGGATCAACAAGTGCAAAAGGCCTTCACCACCTTGTATGGGAAATTGTCGATAATAGTATTGACGAAGCATTGGCTGGTTATTGTACGGAAATTAATGTCACAATTGAAAAAGATAACAGTATCACAGTTGTCGACAACGGACGCGGAATTCCTGTCGGCATTCAAGAAAAAATGGGCCGGCCTGCCGTTGAAGTTATTTTGACTGTTCTTCATGCCGGAGGAAAATTTGGCGGCGGAGGATATAAAGTATCCGGGGGACTCCATGGTGTTGGTGCTTCAGTTGTGAATGCCCTTTCTACTGAACTTGAAGTATTTGTTCATCGTGACGGTAAGATTCATTATCAGAAGTACGAGCGCGGAGTGCCATGTGAAGATTTAAAAGTGATCGGAGAGACAGACCGGACAGGAACGACTATTCGTTTTAAACCTGATGGAGAAATTTTTACTGAAACGCTTGAATTTGATTATGAAACACTGGCTAACCGTTTGCGGGAGCTCGCGTTCTTAAATCGCGGAATAAGAATCACAATTGAAGACAAACGTGTTGAAAATAAAAGAAATGAATATTATTACGAAGGCGGAATTAAATCTTACGTTGAGCATTTAAACCGTACAAGAGAAGTCCTTCATGAGGAACCTATTTATATGGAGGGGGAAAAAGATGGCATCGCCGTTGAAGTTGCCCTCCAATATAATGATGGCTTTACAAGCAATATTTATTCTTTTGCCAATAATATTCACACCTATGAAGGCGGAACCCACGAGTCCGGTTTTAAAACAGCTTTAACGAGAGTTATCAATGATTATGCAAGAAAGCATGGAATCTTTAAAGAAAACGATGCGAACCTTTCGGGTGAGGATGTGCGTGAAGGTTTGACAGCGATTGTATCCATAAAACATCCGGATCCGCAATTTGAAGGGCAAACAAAAACCAAGCTTGGGAATTCGGAAGTTCGTGCCGTTACTGATACTATTTTTGCTGAAAACTTTGAAACGTTTTTATTAGAAAACCCTTCCGTTGCACGCAAAATTGTTGAAAAAGGATTAATGGCGGCAAGAGCTAGATTAGCAGCTAAAAAAGCCCGTGAGTTAACAAGGCGCAAAAATGCATTGGAAATATCCAGCCTGCCGGGAAAACTGGCCGATTGCTCATCAAAAGACCCTTCGATCAGTGAACTATATGTGGTAGAGGGTGATTCTGCCGGAGGTTCGGCAAAACAAGGACGCGACCGCCATTTCCAGGCGATATTGCCTTTGCGCGGAAAAATTTTGAATGTAGAAAAAGCAAGGCTTGATAAAATTCTTTCCAACAATGAAGTAAGAGCGATTATTACAGCTATCGGAACAGGAATTGGCGAAGATTTTGATATATCAAAAGCCCGTTACCATAAAATTGTGATTATGACAGATGCGGATGTTGACGGCGCTCACATTCGTACACTATTATTAACATTTTTCTATCGATATATGAGAAAAATTTTAGAAGCCGGTTACGTATACATCGCGCAGCCGCCTTTATATAAAGTCCAGCAGGGAAAACGGATTGAGTATGCTTATAACGATCGGCAGCTGGAACAAATTTTATCCGAACTACCGTCCCAGCCAAAACCGGGCATACAGCGTTATAAGGGGCTTGGAGAAATGAATCCGGAGCAGCTTTGGGAAACGACGATGAATCCTGAAACCCGTACTCTCCTTCAGGTAAGTCTAGAAGACGCGATTGAAGCGGATGAAACTTTTGAAATATTAATGGGTGATAAAGTAGAACCGCGACGCCAATTTATTGAAGAAAATGCTATTTATGTAAAGAATTTAGACATATGA
- the gyrA gene encoding DNA gyrase subunit A gives MAETPNSRVKEINISQEMRSSFLDYAMSVIVSRALPDVRDGLKPVHRRILYAMHDLGMHADKPYKKSARIVGEVIGKYHPHGDSAVYDTMVRMAQDFNYRYMLVDGHGNFGSVDGDAAAAMRYTEARMSKISMELLRDINKDTIDYQDNYDGAEKEPVVLPSRFPNLLVNGSSGIAVGMATNIPPHQLGEVIDGVLALSKDPDITIQELMEVIPGPDFPTAGLILGKSGIRKAYETGRGSITLRAKVEIEQQSNGKEVIIVKELPYQVNKAKLIEKIAELVRDKKIDGITDLRDESDRNGMRIVIEVRKDANANVLLNNLYKQTALQTSFGINLLALVDGQPKVLNLKQCLQHYLDHQKVVIRRRTEFELRKAEARAHILEGLRIALDHLDEVINLIRNSQTTDIAREGLMTRFHLSEKQAQAILDMRLQRLTGLEREKIEEEYQSLVKLIAELKAILADEEKVLEIIREELSEIKERFNDERRTEIVAGGIEFIEDEDLIPRENVVITLTHNGYIKRLPVSTYRAQKRGGRGIQGMGTNEDDFVEHLITTSTHDTILFFTNKGKVYRAKGYEIPEFSRTAKGIPIVNLLEVDKDEWINAIIPVEEFDENWYLFFTTKEGISKRSPLSSFAHIRNNGLIALNLREGDELISVRLTDGSKHIIIGTKNGMLIRFPETDVRSMGRTATGVKGISLDEGDEVIGMEVLEENNDILIVTKNGYGKRTPASEYRVQGRGGKGIKTCNITEKNGNLVAMKAVTGEEDLMLITTGGVLIRIDVGGISVMGRNTQGVKLIRLEADENEYVATVAKVEKEEESSAMESEDEESTFVEQDEQE, from the coding sequence ATGGCTGAAACGCCTAATTCCCGTGTAAAAGAAATCAATATAAGCCAGGAAATGCGGTCATCATTCTTAGATTATGCGATGAGCGTTATTGTTTCCCGCGCTCTTCCTGATGTTCGGGACGGTTTAAAACCCGTTCACCGCAGAATTTTATATGCGATGCATGATCTTGGAATGCATGCGGACAAACCGTACAAAAAATCAGCCCGTATCGTCGGGGAAGTAATCGGTAAATACCATCCGCATGGCGATTCTGCTGTTTATGACACGATGGTGCGGATGGCACAGGATTTTAACTACCGGTATATGCTTGTCGATGGTCATGGAAATTTTGGATCAGTGGACGGAGACGCTGCGGCAGCAATGCGTTATACAGAAGCGAGAATGTCCAAAATTTCGATGGAATTGCTTCGGGATATTAACAAAGATACGATTGACTATCAAGATAACTATGACGGAGCGGAAAAGGAACCGGTTGTACTGCCTTCCCGTTTCCCGAATCTTCTTGTGAACGGCTCTTCCGGAATTGCTGTCGGAATGGCAACAAACATTCCTCCTCACCAGCTTGGTGAAGTCATTGACGGGGTGTTAGCTTTAAGTAAAGATCCTGATATAACCATTCAGGAGCTTATGGAAGTCATTCCGGGACCGGATTTTCCGACTGCCGGCCTTATTTTAGGAAAAAGCGGAATCCGTAAAGCATATGAAACAGGAAGAGGTTCGATCACTCTTCGGGCAAAAGTCGAAATTGAACAGCAATCCAATGGCAAAGAAGTAATTATTGTTAAAGAACTTCCTTATCAGGTAAATAAAGCAAAACTGATTGAAAAGATTGCAGAACTTGTCCGCGATAAAAAAATCGACGGTATTACTGACTTGCGGGATGAATCTGACCGAAACGGAATGCGTATTGTAATCGAAGTCAGAAAAGACGCAAATGCTAATGTATTGTTAAATAACTTGTACAAACAAACAGCATTGCAAACAAGCTTTGGCATTAACTTGCTGGCATTGGTTGACGGCCAGCCGAAAGTTTTGAATTTAAAACAATGCCTGCAGCATTATTTAGACCATCAGAAGGTTGTCATCCGCCGCAGAACAGAATTCGAACTTCGTAAAGCAGAAGCGCGCGCCCATATTTTAGAAGGATTGCGCATTGCCCTTGATCACCTTGACGAAGTGATTAATCTGATTCGTAATTCACAAACAACTGATATCGCACGTGAAGGCTTGATGACACGATTTCATTTATCTGAAAAACAAGCACAGGCGATTTTGGATATGCGCCTCCAGCGCTTAACCGGATTAGAACGCGAAAAAATTGAAGAAGAGTATCAAAGCCTTGTTAAACTTATTGCCGAATTAAAAGCGATCCTTGCAGACGAGGAAAAGGTACTTGAAATTATTCGCGAAGAGCTAAGTGAAATTAAAGAACGCTTCAATGATGAGCGCCGCACGGAAATCGTTGCGGGCGGAATCGAATTCATTGAGGATGAAGACTTAATCCCGCGTGAAAATGTTGTTATTACATTAACACATAATGGTTATATTAAACGTCTTCCGGTATCAACATATCGTGCTCAGAAGCGCGGCGGCCGGGGAATTCAAGGAATGGGAACGAATGAAGATGACTTTGTAGAGCATCTCATAACTACCTCTACACACGATACGATTCTTTTCTTTACGAACAAAGGGAAAGTGTATCGTGCCAAAGGTTATGAAATTCCGGAGTTCAGCCGGACAGCAAAAGGAATCCCGATCGTCAACCTTCTGGAAGTCGATAAAGATGAATGGATAAACGCAATCATTCCGGTTGAAGAATTTGACGAAAACTGGTACTTATTCTTCACAACAAAAGAAGGAATATCCAAACGCTCTCCGCTTTCTTCATTTGCTCATATCAGAAATAATGGGTTAATTGCTTTAAACCTCCGTGAAGGAGATGAGTTAATCTCTGTAAGATTAACAGACGGCAGTAAACATATTATTATCGGAACGAAAAACGGCATGCTGATTCGCTTCCCTGAAACAGATGTCCGCTCAATGGGCCGGACTGCTACAGGCGTAAAAGGCATTAGCCTTGATGAAGGTGACGAGGTCATCGGAATGGAAGTTCTGGAAGAGAATAACGATATCTTGATTGTAACGAAAAACGGCTACGGTAAACGTACACCTGCCTCTGAATACCGTGTTCAAGGAAGAGGCGGCAAAGGAATTAAGACTTGTAACATAACTGAGAAAAATGGAAACCTTGTAGCCATGAAGGCAGTAACCGGTGAAGAAGATCTCATGTTGATCACTACCGGTGGTGTATTAATTCGCATAGATGTGGGCGGCATTTCTGTCATGGGCCGAAACACCCAAGGGGTTAAACTTATTCGTTTAGAAGCAGACGAAAACGAATATGTAG